The Paeniglutamicibacter cryotolerans DNA segment AGACAATCACGGCACGGTCCGCTCCCATCGCGAGAGCCTTACGCACATTCGCCAAGGAGCTATCCGGCGCCATCGCAAGAGCAATGACCTCGGAGCCCTCGTTTGCGGCGCTGTACACAAGCGCTGCCTCTAGCGCCCGTTCCGTGATTTCATCGAGTACCGCATCAGTTGCGGCACGATCTGCGAGGCCCGTTTCGAGGTTCAGATGACGATCACTCGAGGTATCCGGGACCTCTTTAATTAGGACAGCCAGTTTCATCACAAATCCATTCCGATGGCTTAGGGCACATTTTGCAAAACAGGTATACTGAGAACATTTCTCAGTATCTTGCATGAGTCATGAGGACCAGCAGCCCGGGAGGTGTACTCAGCTCTCCTGTCGGCGCCCTCGGCCCGCAAAGAACCCGACACCTCCCAGGATGCGTTTCAGTCGATTAGAACTTTCCAGTCGCGTTGCCCTCGGTCAGCCCCCAGTTAACGAGGATCGTGGTCAGCTCACCCGATTCCCGCAACTCCGTAACGTACTCGTTAAGCGCTTTGCCGAGCTCTGAGTTCGTCTTCGTGAACGGCAAGTTGACCAAGGTAGCAGTAGTCAGTTCCGAATAGTTAGTATCTTCGCTCTGCAGGTGCAGATCCGCCTCTAGATTTAGTCCATTAGCAGTCGCAGCCTGGGCCATTTGAGTGCTGTCACCAAAAGTCGCCTGGACTCGTCCATTCTTCATGTCTTGAACAGCGGCGTCGATGGTCTGGTATGAAGTTACGCGGTCCTTGCCGAAGCGGGACTCGAGCTTTTCTTGGTATAGAGATCCACCCTCAACGCCGATCTTTACACCCTCCATCTGGGCGATAGTCGACACTCCCTGATTTGAAAGAATCGCAGGCGGATTGTAGACCGTCGGCTCATCGAGCTGACCGATCATCTGACCGCGCGCCTCGGTGATACCCCAGCCTCCCGCCCCGATGTCCATCTTGCCACCGCTCATCGCCGCGACTGCAGCGGCGCCGGTCATGCGGTTGAACTCGAGCGGCAGGCACGCGTCAGCGGCGAAGCCTTCGAGGATGTCGGCTTCAAGCCCTTCAGCTTTACCTGCATTTGGGTCAAGAGCGACCATCGGTGGATTGTTCACCGTAGCTACGGAGATCACCCCCTTCTTGACGGTGGGAAACGTCCAACGAGCTGTGCAGTCGCTCGACGTTCCCGCCCGGTCAGGCTCAGCCGAAGAGCAGGCAACCATACCGAAGACCAAGCCACCACCGACAAGACCAGCAGCGATGGCGCGACCTAGTTTGCTGTTACGAGGATTGCGAATTGCGTGGATCATATTTACTCCTTTGTATTTTTTGCTATAACAGGTCAAATAAGTGAGTTTGTTCCCAGAGAACACTTGCCGCGAGCTAGACCAGTGCTGCTTCGCGCCCTCCATCGATCGTCTTCTTCGAGCGACCGTGTAGTTTGGCGCCTCGTTCGCGCGTGATTCGAACAATGAGCCACTCGAGAATCAAGCTGACGATCAGGTACAGTCCGGCCCCGACCATCAGGTACTCGCCAACCTTGAATTTGACGACTCCGTCGGTGTACGCCACCGACATCAGTTCTGGCACGCCGACGCTGTACGCAAGACTCGTCCCCTGAAAGACCAAAATCAAGAAGCCGACCAGCGGCGGGAGAGCAATGCGCAGCGCTTGTCGTCCGGTGATGAACCACAGGATTTTAATCGTGCCAAGGCCTACCGCATGCGCAGCTTCTGTCTGCCCTGGGGGAATTGCGATCAAAGAAGACCTAAAAATCTCTGCTGTGTACGAAGCAGTGGTAAAGCCCAGCGCAAGCACCACAGCGGTAAGGGGTGGAAGTACGACACCCACCTTTGGCAAGCCGAACGCAACAAAATAGATAATGACCAGGGCCGGGAACCCTCGCCCGATCTCCGTTATGACCCAAAGCGTGGCACCCGCCCGTTTAGGCAACAGATACATACCGAACCCGAGGATCGCACCAAGCGGAAATCCAATAATCGAGATCGCGAGAGTCAAGGTCAGGCTTGCCCAGAGCGCGGGAAGCATTGTTACAACAACGTCCATCATTCTCTCCTCATACCGTCGCTTTGACAGGCTTGCTGCCGAATCGTGCCGCTACCCCGACGATCGAACTGAGTACGAGATAGACGCAGCCCACGATGAAATACACGAACATGCCGTTTCCGCTCATCTGCACCGTGGACGCCGCATAGTTCGTCAATTCGACCACCCCGATAAGCGACGCAAGAGAAGACTCCTTGAGAACGCTAATTACGATCGAGCTCGCGTTGCCAATCATGAGGCGCACCGAGGTGGGAATCACGACCCGAAACATCGCTTGCGTCTGACTCAAGCCCAGAGCAGTCGCGGCTTCTAAGACGCCTCCCGAAACTGACTCAA contains these protein-coding regions:
- a CDS encoding substrate-binding periplasmic protein, which gives rise to MIHAIRNPRNSKLGRAIAAGLVGGGLVFGMVACSSAEPDRAGTSSDCTARWTFPTVKKGVISVATVNNPPMVALDPNAGKAEGLEADILEGFAADACLPLEFNRMTGAAAVAAMSGGKMDIGAGGWGITEARGQMIGQLDEPTVYNPPAILSNQGVSTIAQMEGVKIGVEGGSLYQEKLESRFGKDRVTSYQTIDAAVQDMKNGRVQATFGDSTQMAQAATANGLNLEADLHLQSEDTNYSELTTATLVNLPFTKTNSELGKALNEYVTELRESGELTTILVNWGLTEGNATGKF
- a CDS encoding amino acid ABC transporter permease, encoding MDVVVTMLPALWASLTLTLAISIIGFPLGAILGFGMYLLPKRAGATLWVITEIGRGFPALVIIYFVAFGLPKVGVVLPPLTAVVLALGFTTASYTAEIFRSSLIAIPPGQTEAAHAVGLGTIKILWFITGRQALRIALPPLVGFLILVFQGTSLAYSVGVPELMSVAYTDGVVKFKVGEYLMVGAGLYLIVSLILEWLIVRITRERGAKLHGRSKKTIDGGREAALV
- a CDS encoding amino acid ABC transporter permease, coding for MTVEGVARALEQTLLIWLVSLGIAAILAIFIAYLRMSKRRVFRWFAVAYIRIARGIPPLSWMFLIYFGISIGGMTPSVAAIIALGFVFAAYMAEVYRSSIESVSGGVLEAATALGLSQTQAMFRVVIPTSVRLMIGNASSIVISVLKESSLASLIGVVELTNYAASTVQMSGNGMFVYFIVGCVYLVLSSIVGVAARFGSKPVKATV